In a genomic window of Flavobacterium crassostreae:
- the rpsB gene encoding 30S ribosomal protein S2, which yields MSNKVEVKELLEAGVHFGHMTRKWDPNMAPYIYMERNGIHIINLYKTAAKIEEANEALKKIAASGRKILFVATKKQAKDIVAEKAKAANMPYITERWPGGMLTNFVTIRKAVKKMATIDKMKKDGTFMTLSKKERLQVDRLRAKLEKNLGSISDMSRLPAALFVVDIKAEHIAIKEAQKLNIPVFAMVDTNSDPREVEYVIPSNDDASKSIDKILTLVTNAITEGLSDRGAEKEAGTPEKEAPVATETAAPATETAAPATEEK from the coding sequence ATGTCAAACAAAGTAGAAGTAAAAGAATTACTAGAAGCAGGTGTTCATTTTGGACACATGACTAGAAAATGGGATCCAAACATGGCTCCTTACATTTATATGGAGCGTAATGGTATACACATTATCAATCTATATAAAACTGCAGCCAAAATTGAAGAAGCTAACGAAGCTTTGAAAAAAATCGCTGCATCAGGTAGAAAAATATTATTTGTTGCTACCAAAAAACAAGCAAAAGACATCGTTGCCGAAAAAGCAAAAGCTGCAAACATGCCTTACATCACTGAAAGATGGCCTGGTGGAATGCTAACCAACTTTGTAACTATCCGTAAAGCTGTTAAAAAAATGGCTACTATTGATAAAATGAAGAAAGATGGTACATTCATGACCCTTTCTAAAAAAGAGCGTTTGCAAGTTGATCGTCTTCGTGCTAAATTAGAGAAAAATTTAGGTTCCATTTCAGATATGTCAAGATTACCTGCTGCCTTATTTGTAGTAGATATCAAAGCAGAACACATCGCAATAAAAGAAGCTCAAAAATTAAACATTCCAGTTTTTGCAATGGTTGATACTAACTCGGATCCTCGTGAAGTAGAGTATGTAATTCCATCAAATGATGATGCTTCAAAATCGATAGACAAAATTTTAACTTTAGTAACTAACGCAATTACTGAAGGTCTTTCTGATAGAGGTGCTGAAAAAGAAGCTGGAACTCCTGAAAAAGAAGCTCCAGTTGCAACAGAAACTGCTGCTCCGGCTACAGAAACTGCTGCTCCAGCAACGGAAGAAAAATAA
- the rpsI gene encoding 30S ribosomal protein S9, giving the protein MGVIHKIGRRKTAVARVYVSEGTGVITVNKKEFATYFPTATLQYKVMQPMSMTENATNFDVKVNVYGGGSNGQAEAVRMALARVMCEVNAENRSILKPEGLLTRDPRMVERKKFGQKKARKKFQFSKR; this is encoded by the coding sequence ATGGGAGTTATTCACAAAATCGGTAGAAGAAAAACCGCTGTTGCACGTGTTTATGTTTCAGAAGGAACAGGAGTAATCACTGTAAACAAAAAAGAATTTGCAACGTACTTTCCTACAGCTACTTTACAATACAAAGTAATGCAACCAATGTCTATGACAGAAAATGCAACTAACTTTGATGTAAAAGTAAATGTTTACGGAGGTGGATCTAACGGACAAGCAGAAGCTGTAAGAATGGCATTAGCACGTGTTATGTGTGAAGTTAATGCAGAAAACAGAAGCATCTTGAAACCAGAAGGTTTATTAACAAGAGATCCAAGAATGGTTGAACGTAAGAAATTCGGTCAGAAGAAAGCTCGTAAGAAATTTCAATTCTCGAAACGTTAA
- the rplM gene encoding 50S ribosomal protein L13 has product MNALSYKTISATKANSTKEWIVVDADGHNLGRLASKVAMILRGKYKPSYTPHVDCGDNVIVINSEKINLTGNKMDEKIYMRHTGYPGGQRTLTAKVLQAKNPALLVEKAVKGMLPKNKIGAELFRNLNVVVGSEHKQGAQKPRTVNLNDLK; this is encoded by the coding sequence GTGAACGCATTAAGCTACAAGACAATTTCAGCAACAAAAGCCAACTCTACAAAAGAGTGGATCGTTGTAGATGCTGACGGTCATAACTTAGGACGTCTTGCTTCAAAAGTCGCTATGATTTTAAGAGGTAAGTACAAACCAAGTTATACACCACACGTGGACTGTGGAGATAACGTAATTGTTATCAACTCAGAAAAAATTAACCTTACAGGTAACAAAATGGACGAAAAGATTTACATGCGTCATACAGGTTACCCAGGAGGACAAAGAACTTTAACTGCTAAAGTATTGCAAGCCAAAAACCCTGCATTATTAGTAGAAAAAGCAGTAAAAGGAATGTTACCAAAAAACAAAATTGGAGCAGAACTTTTCAGAAATTTAAATGTTGTTGTTGGATCTGAGCACAAACAAGGCGCTCAAAAACCAAGAACAGTTAACCTAAACGATCTTAAGTAA
- a CDS encoding LacI family DNA-binding transcriptional regulator: MKVKATLKQIAKELNVSVSTVSKALNGSPEISEQTKIKVKEYAKLKNYKPNIIGLNLKNRKTKTIGVIIPNILNSFFAKVFSGIEKVADANGYNVITCISNESIVKEINTLEMLSNGTIDGFILSVSEEAQKLQDYSHFTQIITDGTPIVMFDRIAEEVVCDKVVVDDFNSAVYVTQHLINLGCKNIALLSSIDNLSVGKLRTQGYLQALKNNGIVANENIILRTNSEADLKSKIMAVFENNFIDGVFALDENDSVLALKTGLKAGYKIPETLSVIGFADGILASRRLTPSLTTVSQHGVEIGEVAAKLLLHRLESTTENLPYQTVVIKTKLKERESSKKL, translated from the coding sequence ATGAAAGTCAAGGCAACCCTTAAGCAAATTGCTAAAGAATTAAATGTATCGGTATCTACGGTCTCTAAAGCGCTCAATGGCAGTCCCGAAATTAGCGAGCAGACAAAGATAAAAGTAAAAGAATATGCCAAACTTAAAAACTACAAGCCCAATATTATTGGTTTGAATTTAAAGAATAGAAAAACCAAGACCATTGGGGTTATTATTCCTAATATATTGAATTCTTTTTTTGCCAAAGTATTTAGCGGTATCGAAAAAGTTGCAGATGCAAATGGGTATAATGTAATTACATGCATCTCTAATGAGTCAATTGTTAAAGAAATAAATACCTTAGAGATGTTGAGTAACGGTACCATTGATGGGTTTATACTCTCTGTGTCCGAAGAGGCTCAGAAATTACAAGACTATTCTCATTTTACTCAAATTATTACGGACGGCACTCCAATAGTTATGTTTGATCGTATTGCCGAAGAAGTTGTTTGTGATAAAGTAGTGGTGGACGATTTTAACTCTGCGGTATATGTTACCCAGCATTTAATAAACTTAGGGTGCAAAAATATTGCTTTGCTTTCGTCTATTGACAATTTGAGCGTCGGAAAATTGCGTACTCAGGGATATTTACAAGCCTTAAAAAACAACGGCATCGTTGCCAACGAAAATATAATACTACGCACCAACTCAGAGGCAGACTTGAAATCTAAGATTATGGCAGTTTTTGAAAATAATTTTATTGATGGTGTTTTTGCGCTGGACGAAAACGACTCTGTGTTGGCTCTCAAAACAGGTTTGAAAGCAGGATATAAAATTCCGGAAACGCTTTCTGTTATTGGTTTTGCAGACGGTATTCTTGCCTCTCGGAGATTGACGCCAAGTTTAACTACCGTTAGTCAGCATGGTGTAGAGATAGGCGAGGTGGCGGCAAAATTATTGCTCCATAGGTTGGAGTCTACTACAGAGAATCTGCCATACCAAACGGTGGTTATCAAAACAAAACTAAAAGAGAGAGAGTCATCTAAAAAATTATAA
- the polA gene encoding DNA polymerase I — MSQQKRLFLLDAYALIFRGYYAFIKNPRINSKGMDTSAIMGFMNSLMDVIKREKPDHLAVAFDKGGSQLRNDLFPEYKANRDATPEAIKIAVPYIQDLLKAMHIPIIEVSGYEADDLIGTIAKQAEKQDYKVFMVTPDKDFAQLVSENIFMYKPARMGNGIEIWGVPEVLAKFEIEKPEQVIDFLGMMGDAADNIPGLPGVGEKTAKKFLKEYGSMENLLANTAQLKGKMKENIEANQEKGLLSKKLATILLDCPVVFNETDYELSTPDVEKTDALFNELEFRRMAEQFDALFKKEDSGSNMPSGNTKLHQKTSAKNEDQFDLFASPSTNEVTSPNHVQFYNTLENTPHNYQIIQGELGVKLLIQKLLQQKSVCLDTETTGLDALHAELVGISFSYEKGKAFYVPFPENQEEARALIAKFNPFFENQSIEKIGQNLKYDLKILANYGVTVHGNLFDTMIAHYLINPDMRHNMDILSETYLKYAPKSIVSLIGKKGKNQKSMRDVSLEEIKEYAAEDADVTFQLKEIFAAELEKTETKKLFETIEIPLVPVLAAMEKEGIRLDTAFLNTLSEDLNKDIQTLEATIYDIAGEHFNLASPKQLGTILFDKLKIGGAKQKKTKTGQYATGEEILSYLALEHPVVKNIQDWRQLVKLKNTYVDALPNQVDPISLRVHTEYMQTVAATGRLSSNNPNLQNIPIRTERGRQIRKAFVARDENYTLVSADYSQIELRVIAALSGEENMIKAFLNQEDIHKSTASKVFDVPLEEVTREQRSHAKTVNFGIIYGVSAFGLSNQTSLSRAESAALIEAYYKTYPRLKSYIQEQIDFARENGYVQTVLGRRRYLKDIQSQNAMVRGGAERNAVNAPIQGSAADIIKIAMIAIHQKLTTENWKSKMLLQVHDELVFDVHNSELEKIQPMIKHEMENAFQLKVPLIVDLGTGKNWLEAH, encoded by the coding sequence ATGTCACAACAAAAAAGACTTTTTCTACTCGATGCCTACGCTTTAATTTTTAGAGGGTATTATGCATTTATAAAAAATCCACGAATTAATTCTAAAGGAATGGATACTTCTGCCATCATGGGATTTATGAATTCGTTAATGGATGTTATCAAAAGAGAAAAACCAGACCATTTGGCCGTAGCCTTTGATAAAGGAGGAAGCCAGTTACGAAACGACCTCTTTCCAGAATATAAAGCCAACAGAGACGCCACCCCCGAAGCCATCAAAATTGCCGTTCCTTATATCCAAGACCTCCTAAAGGCCATGCACATTCCTATCATTGAAGTATCTGGTTACGAAGCCGATGATTTGATTGGAACCATTGCAAAACAAGCCGAAAAACAGGATTACAAAGTTTTTATGGTAACGCCAGACAAAGATTTTGCACAATTAGTTTCCGAAAATATTTTTATGTACAAACCCGCTCGCATGGGCAACGGAATTGAAATTTGGGGAGTTCCGGAAGTTTTGGCAAAATTTGAAATAGAAAAACCAGAACAAGTCATTGATTTTTTAGGAATGATGGGAGATGCCGCAGACAACATCCCTGGACTTCCTGGCGTAGGCGAGAAAACAGCCAAAAAATTCTTGAAAGAATACGGATCCATGGAAAACCTTTTGGCAAATACCGCCCAGTTAAAAGGTAAAATGAAAGAAAACATTGAAGCCAACCAAGAAAAAGGTCTTTTGTCCAAAAAACTAGCCACTATTTTGTTGGATTGTCCTGTGGTTTTTAACGAAACTGACTACGAATTATCTACTCCAGATGTAGAGAAAACCGATGCGCTTTTTAACGAGCTGGAATTCCGAAGAATGGCAGAGCAGTTTGATGCGCTTTTCAAAAAAGAAGATTCTGGATCCAATATGCCGTCCGGAAACACCAAATTGCACCAAAAAACTAGTGCCAAAAACGAGGATCAATTTGATCTTTTTGCAAGCCCTAGCACCAACGAGGTTACCAGCCCGAACCACGTACAATTTTACAACACTCTAGAAAACACGCCTCATAACTACCAGATTATTCAGGGAGAGTTAGGTGTTAAATTATTAATCCAAAAATTACTCCAACAAAAATCCGTTTGTTTGGACACCGAAACCACTGGTCTAGATGCCTTGCATGCAGAATTAGTAGGAATTTCATTTTCTTACGAAAAAGGCAAAGCATTCTACGTGCCTTTTCCCGAAAATCAGGAAGAAGCAAGAGCATTAATTGCAAAATTCAATCCGTTTTTTGAGAATCAATCCATAGAAAAAATTGGTCAAAATCTAAAGTATGATTTAAAAATTCTTGCCAACTACGGGGTTACAGTACACGGCAACTTATTTGACACCATGATTGCGCATTACTTAATCAATCCAGATATGCGGCATAATATGGATATTTTGTCTGAAACGTATTTAAAATATGCTCCAAAATCTATTGTTAGTCTAATTGGAAAAAAAGGCAAAAACCAAAAATCCATGCGCGACGTTTCTTTAGAAGAGATTAAAGAATATGCCGCCGAAGATGCCGATGTAACGTTTCAGTTAAAAGAAATATTTGCCGCCGAATTAGAAAAAACAGAGACCAAAAAACTTTTTGAAACTATTGAAATCCCGCTTGTACCCGTTCTGGCAGCCATGGAGAAAGAGGGAATCCGTTTGGACACGGCATTCTTAAACACATTGTCTGAAGATTTAAACAAAGACATCCAGACACTGGAAGCAACTATTTATGACATTGCTGGAGAACATTTTAATCTTGCATCACCCAAACAACTTGGCACTATTTTGTTTGATAAATTAAAAATTGGAGGTGCAAAACAAAAAAAAACCAAAACAGGACAATATGCTACCGGAGAAGAAATTTTGAGCTATCTAGCCCTTGAGCATCCTGTGGTCAAAAACATACAAGATTGGCGCCAATTGGTAAAGCTAAAAAACACGTATGTAGATGCCTTACCGAATCAAGTAGATCCAATTAGCTTACGAGTACATACCGAATACATGCAAACCGTAGCAGCTACCGGACGCTTGAGCTCTAACAACCCTAACTTACAAAACATCCCTATCCGTACCGAAAGAGGCCGCCAAATCCGGAAAGCATTTGTAGCACGTGACGAAAACTACACTTTAGTCTCTGCGGATTATTCTCAAATTGAACTTCGTGTGATTGCTGCCTTAAGTGGAGAAGAAAACATGATAAAAGCCTTTTTGAACCAGGAGGATATTCATAAATCTACCGCTTCTAAAGTATTTGATGTGCCGCTAGAGGAGGTAACCCGAGAACAACGTAGCCATGCCAAAACGGTCAATTTTGGAATTATTTATGGTGTTTCGGCCTTTGGATTAAGCAACCAAACTTCGCTATCGCGCGCCGAAAGTGCTGCTTTAATTGAAGCCTATTACAAAACGTATCCTAGATTAAAATCATACATACAAGAACAAATTGATTTTGCGAGAGAAAATGGGTATGTACAAACCGTACTAGGGCGCAGACGTTATTTAAAGGACATCCAATCCCAAAATGCCATGGTACGTGGTGGCGCAGAACGCAATGCCGTTAATGCCCCAATACAAGGTAGTGCGGCAGATATTATCAAGATTGCAATGATTGCTATTCATCAAAAACTAACCACCGAGAACTGGAAAAGCAAAATGCTGCTTCAGGTACATGATGAATTGGTGTTTGATGTTCATAATTCTGAATTAGAAAAAATCCAACCCATGATTAAACACGAAATGGAAAATGCTTTTCAGCTAAAAGTTCCTTTGATTGTAGATTTAGGAACCGGAAAAAATTGGCTCGAAGCACACTAA
- a CDS encoding metallophosphoesterase: MGFRVVVLSVFLLFVEWYAFQALRTVVKGRGVLTAYQIGSALALLFLIYSFTQFDRSVGQTKQTMQTMALLLLIYVPKMILTLVLFGEDLFRIASGALHYFSDTKEPVAFLASRRKFVSRIGLGLAAIPFGSLLYGITIGKYNYKVIKQQIFFPDLPDAFDGFKITQISDVHSGSFDNPDKINYAIDLINAQDTDVVLFTGDIVNTHAEEMDPWIDAFNRIKKPAYGKFAVLGNHDYGEYVTWPTEQDKQANFDKIKSLYQQIDFTLLLNEHTYIQKGKDRLAIIGVENWGHNFKKAGDINKASQNLTPEDFKIVMSHDPSHWDYELKMHPKNFQLTLSGHTHGMQFGIEIPGYFKWSLAQYVYAQWAGLYENLGRYVYVNRGFGFHAYPGRVGIMPEITVLELKKGPKVV, from the coding sequence ATGGGTTTTCGTGTTGTAGTGCTAAGTGTTTTTTTGTTGTTTGTGGAGTGGTATGCTTTTCAGGCCTTAAGAACGGTAGTTAAAGGTAGAGGAGTGCTAACTGCTTACCAAATTGGGAGTGCTCTTGCACTGCTTTTTCTGATTTATTCGTTTACTCAATTTGATCGTTCGGTAGGGCAAACCAAACAAACCATGCAAACCATGGCATTGTTGTTATTAATTTATGTTCCTAAAATGATTCTGACTTTAGTTCTGTTTGGAGAAGATTTGTTTAGAATAGCCAGCGGTGCTCTACACTATTTTTCGGACACTAAAGAGCCTGTTGCTTTTTTGGCTTCGCGCCGAAAGTTTGTTAGCAGGATTGGCTTGGGTTTAGCAGCAATTCCGTTTGGGTCTTTACTATACGGCATAACCATTGGGAAGTACAATTATAAAGTGATCAAACAGCAAATTTTTTTTCCGGATTTGCCAGATGCTTTTGATGGGTTCAAAATAACCCAAATATCCGACGTGCACAGTGGTAGTTTTGATAATCCAGACAAAATAAATTATGCAATAGATTTGATTAATGCACAAGATACGGATGTGGTTCTTTTTACGGGAGATATTGTCAATACCCATGCCGAAGAAATGGATCCTTGGATAGATGCTTTTAACAGAATAAAAAAACCAGCCTACGGAAAGTTTGCGGTACTGGGCAATCATGATTATGGCGAATACGTTACCTGGCCAACCGAGCAAGACAAACAAGCTAATTTTGATAAAATAAAAAGCCTTTACCAACAAATTGATTTTACGTTATTGCTCAACGAACATACGTATATACAAAAAGGCAAAGATAGATTGGCTATAATAGGAGTAGAAAATTGGGGACATAATTTCAAAAAAGCAGGAGATATAAACAAAGCCTCACAAAACCTTACGCCAGAAGATTTTAAAATAGTTATGAGTCATGATCCAAGCCATTGGGATTATGAGCTAAAAATGCATCCAAAAAACTTTCAACTAACCTTATCTGGGCACACTCACGGAATGCAATTTGGAATTGAAATACCCGGTTATTTCAAATGGAGTTTAGCCCAATATGTTTATGCACAATGGGCTGGTTTGTACGAAAATCTAGGTCGTTATGTATACGTAAACAGAGGCTTTGGATTTCATGCCTATCCCGGGAGAGTAGGAATTATGCCCGAAATTACGGTGCTAGAGCTAAAAAAAGGGCCTAAAGTAGTATAA
- a CDS encoding thioredoxin family protein — MSKFGELINVHIPVLIDFYTDWNESSIAMNPVIRDVAAALGDRAKVIKIDVDKNKELALALRINGLPTLMIYKEGQMIWRQSGELDANTLIGIVQTKL, encoded by the coding sequence ATGTCAAAATTCGGAGAACTTATAAACGTACACATTCCGGTATTAATTGATTTTTATACAGACTGGAATGAATCTTCCATAGCAATGAATCCTGTGATCAGAGATGTAGCTGCTGCTCTAGGAGATAGAGCTAAGGTGATCAAAATTGATGTGGATAAAAATAAAGAACTAGCACTTGCTTTGCGTATAAACGGATTGCCTACTTTAATGATTTATAAAGAAGGACAAATGATCTGGAGACAATCTGGAGAATTAGATGCCAATACGCTTATTGGAATTGTGCAGACCAAGCTATAA
- a CDS encoding polysaccharide deacetylase family protein: MDFYWVKTTAIIRKLFTNYIWFLPNNRKKVYLTFDDGPIPEVTEWVLSELKKHHAKASFFCLGKNIAAYPTIFKKIIHSGHTVANHTYNHPNGWKSSTNDYLQNVMDCQKTIQQQHANCISNGLQLFRPPYGKIKPSQTKELKKRGYKIIMWDVLSGDFDTKISKEKCLENAIQNIESGSIIVFHDSLKAYKNLQYTLPRVLEYLDKNQFSCAKIDLDSF, translated from the coding sequence ATGGACTTTTACTGGGTTAAAACCACCGCCATTATTCGAAAATTGTTCACCAATTATATTTGGTTTTTACCAAATAATCGCAAAAAAGTATATCTTACATTTGATGACGGCCCCATTCCTGAAGTTACAGAGTGGGTTTTGAGTGAATTAAAAAAACACCATGCCAAGGCTAGTTTTTTTTGTCTGGGCAAAAACATTGCAGCCTACCCAACTATCTTTAAAAAAATAATCCACAGCGGACACACCGTTGCCAACCACACCTACAACCACCCAAATGGCTGGAAAAGCAGCACCAATGATTACCTACAAAACGTTATGGATTGCCAAAAAACCATCCAACAACAGCATGCTAATTGTATCTCCAATGGGCTACAATTGTTTCGTCCGCCTTACGGCAAAATAAAACCAAGCCAAACCAAAGAATTAAAAAAAAGGGGGTACAAAATTATTATGTGGGATGTACTCAGCGGCGATTTTGACACCAAAATATCAAAAGAAAAATGCCTTGAAAATGCCATTCAAAATATAGAATCCGGAAGTATTATTGTTTTTCATGACAGCCTAAAGGCCTACAAAAACCTCCAATACACCCTGCCTAGGGTTTTGGAATACCTAGATAAAAACCAATTTAGCTGCGCAAAAATAGATCTAGACAGCTTTTAG